A genome region from Natronobeatus ordinarius includes the following:
- the mntA gene encoding type VII toxin-antitoxin system MntA family adenylyltransferase antitoxin, with amino-acid sequence MADEGPTASNVQSEAIDFEGIRSVLADNDVQYAVVFGSVARGEDTATSDIDLCLRFSDDLSPRERFDRRNRIDSVVQRYTTQFVDVSDVEALPDDVALNALREGVVIYGNETMKATDEQRLTDRVRSSKDEHTRERREFIDRLAEGNV; translated from the coding sequence ATGGCCGACGAGGGACCGACTGCATCGAACGTCCAGTCTGAGGCGATCGATTTCGAGGGGATTCGATCGGTGCTCGCTGACAACGACGTTCAGTACGCCGTCGTATTCGGATCGGTTGCTCGAGGCGAAGACACGGCGACCTCGGATATTGACCTCTGTCTCCGGTTCTCCGATGACCTTTCCCCGCGAGAACGGTTCGATCGACGGAACCGGATCGATTCGGTCGTCCAGCGATACACAACGCAGTTCGTTGACGTAAGTGACGTGGAGGCACTCCCCGACGACGTTGCCTTGAACGCGCTCCGTGAGGGGGTCGTGATCTATGGCAACGAGACGATGAAAGCGACGGATGAACAGCGCCTAACGGACCGCGTGAGGAGCTCGAAAGACGAACACACCCGGGAGCGTCGTGAGTTCATCGATCGACTCGCTGAAGGAAACGTCTGA
- a CDS encoding DNA-binding protein — protein sequence MPVSDPNAIREAVDAAVDAFNEEGHGIPTREPELNTDADWKTQLTKGCRLLAVADELEDDGYYTAVVELCFGTIERSLEAFAIAEGGDELRDFQTDSHERCYDRATRFGLFTRELARELKALYGDNRTDSYYGGRHPTKRQAETMHRLPREIHRHVTNQVREGGVCNCDR from the coding sequence ATGCCGGTGAGTGACCCGAACGCCATCAGGGAGGCGGTCGATGCGGCCGTCGACGCCTTCAACGAGGAGGGTCATGGCATTCCGACACGAGAACCGGAGCTCAACACGGACGCCGACTGGAAGACGCAACTCACCAAAGGGTGTCGGCTCCTCGCCGTCGCCGACGAGCTCGAGGACGATGGCTACTACACTGCCGTCGTCGAGCTGTGCTTCGGCACCATCGAGCGATCACTGGAGGCGTTCGCCATCGCAGAGGGTGGCGACGAGTTGCGCGATTTCCAGACGGACTCGCACGAGCGTTGCTACGACCGGGCGACACGGTTTGGCCTCTTCACCCGGGAACTGGCGCGCGAGCTCAAAGCCCTGTACGGCGACAATCGGACGGACAGCTACTACGGTGGGCGCCATCCAACGAAGCGGCAGGCCGAAACCATGCACCGGTTGCCTCGCGAAATCCACCGGCACGTGACCAACCAGGTCCGCGAAGGCGGCGTCTGCAACTGCGATCGTTGA
- a CDS encoding MarR family transcriptional regulator has protein sequence MKTKSNSNSDDRTQITVDIPLWDDRLFRGGATDDVLLFLTRHRDESFSMTDLAKAVDYTRPTITKTVDVLSNNGLVVEERDGTRRLVQINRDRLILPDDPYLEIPQSAFHAPVKAATEALLDELDGVLGIVLYGSVARGEADRRSDVDLWALVREDRMGNQRRANRVRQSLEEDAFDGDRYAFEIDVEGLQAVPNYADELREILRDGIAVHRTEEFDTVRGMILHGDAGE, from the coding sequence ATGAAAACGAAGTCGAACAGTAACTCAGACGATAGGACACAGATAACGGTCGATATACCCCTTTGGGACGACCGGTTGTTCAGGGGTGGGGCCACGGACGACGTCCTTCTCTTTTTAACGCGCCACCGCGACGAATCGTTTTCGATGACGGACCTCGCCAAGGCGGTCGATTACACGCGGCCGACGATCACCAAGACGGTCGACGTCCTCTCCAACAATGGACTCGTCGTCGAGGAACGCGACGGAACGCGTCGCCTCGTACAGATCAACCGCGACCGGTTGATCCTGCCGGACGACCCCTACCTCGAAATCCCGCAGTCGGCGTTCCACGCCCCGGTGAAGGCAGCGACGGAGGCGTTGCTGGACGAACTCGACGGTGTTCTCGGCATCGTCCTCTATGGAAGCGTTGCTCGCGGTGAGGCCGACCGCCGTAGCGACGTCGACCTCTGGGCGTTAGTGCGCGAGGACAGGATGGGCAACCAGCGGCGGGCGAACCGCGTCAGGCAATCTCTCGAAGAAGACGCGTTCGACGGCGACCGTTATGCCTTCGAGATCGACGTCGAGGGCCTGCAAGCCGTTCCAAACTACGCAGACGAGCTTCGAGAAATCCTCCGCGACGGCATCGCCGTCCATCGAACGGAGGAGTTCGACACCGTCCGTGGAATGATTTTACACGGTGATGCCGGTGAGTGA
- the mntA gene encoding type VII toxin-antitoxin system MntA family adenylyltransferase antitoxin translates to MSDVQSDATDLEAIRSVLADNDVRYAIVFGSVARGEDTATSDIDLCLRFSDDLSPRERFDRRNRIDSVVQRYATQFVDVSDLEAIPDDVALNALRDGVVIYGNETTKDTDEQHVNYSALLACSFPLSFAPLSHGRSKSFRTTPRLLPSRSSQ, encoded by the coding sequence GTGTCGGACGTCCAGTCAGATGCGACCGATCTCGAGGCAATTCGATCGGTGCTCGCTGACAACGACGTTCGGTACGCCATCGTATTCGGATCGGTTGCTCGAGGCGAAGACACGGCTACCTCGGATATCGACCTCTGTCTCCGGTTCTCCGATGACCTTTCCCCGCGAGAACGGTTCGATCGACGGAACCGGATCGATTCGGTCGTCCAGCGATACGCAACGCAGTTCGTCGACGTAAGTGATCTGGAGGCAATCCCCGACGACGTTGCCTTGAACGCGCTCCGTGATGGGGTCGTGATCTATGGCAACGAGACGACGAAAGATACGGATGAACAGCACGTGAACTACTCCGCCCTACTCGCCTGCTCGTTCCCGCTTAGCTTCGCTCCGCTCAGTCACGGAAGATCGAAGAGCTTCCGAACGACCCCGAGGCTTCTCCCTTCCCGCAGTTCACAGTAG